A stretch of the Fundulus heteroclitus isolate FHET01 unplaced genomic scaffold, MU-UCD_Fhet_4.1 scaffold_894, whole genome shotgun sequence genome encodes the following:
- the LOC105921396 gene encoding neuronal acetylcholine receptor subunit alpha-10 produces the protein MELRCRTAAVLLLLLVPGCLCAHGRFAQKLLNDLFSNYTNALRPVEDTDHIINVTLQITLSQIIDMDERNQILSTYLWVRQVWMDAFLTWRKEDYDGLDTIRIPSSYVWRPDIVLYNSADDEFSSSMETNVVLRNDGQVMWDQPAITKSSCSVDVAFFPFDVQQCHLTFGSWTHNGNQMDLFNALDSADLADFVPNVEWEVLGMPAKKNVILYGCCSDPYPDITFTLHLKRRASFYIFNLLIPCMMISFLAPLGFYLPADSGEKVSLGVTVLLALTVFQLLVAESMPPSESVPLIGKYYIATMTMVTASTALTIFIMNIHHCGPEARSVPKWAERFILNYLARICFVNEVGESCLRGASSKKQPLSREESDNRSSSRGRGASWDVNGQAWGGRLEEEGTGESVRMEQDVTQETVWKEDLFITVDHSEEEGAAGRREEGEEESAAGSEGGRGANVEEKKAVGGAVEENQREILVRTRCVCQHQRLLKSVEYIANSYQDQRTAQVRIAEWRKVAKVMDRFFMWLFFIMFFFMSFMILGKAI, from the exons ATGGAGCTCCGCTGCAGAACCGCCGccgtcctgctgctcctcctggtACCAG GTTGTCTCTGTGCCCACGGCCGCTTCGCCCAGAAGCTTCTGAACGACCTTTTCTCCAACTACACCAACGCTCTGCGGCCGGTGGAGGACACGGACCACATCATCAACGTGACCCTGCAGATCACCCTGTCCCAGATCATCGACATG GATGAAAGGAACCAGATCCTGAGCACCTACCTGTGGGTCCGCCAGGTGTGGATGGATGCCTTCCTCACCTGGAGGAAGGAGGACTACGATGGGCTGGACACCATCCGGATCCCCAGCAGTTACGTGTGGAGGCCGGACATCGTCTTGTACAACAG cGCAGACGATGAGTTCTCCAGCTCCATGGAGACCAACGTTGTCCTCCGTAATGACGGACAGGTGATGTGGGACCAACCGGCCATCACTAAGAGCTCCTGCTCTGTGGACGTGGCCTTCTTCCCCTTCGATGTGCAGCAGTGCCACCTGACCTTCGGCTCCTGGACTCACAACGGAAACCAGATGGACCTTTTTAACGCCTTGGACAGCGCCGATCTGGCCGACTTTGTCCCCAACGTGGAGTGGGAG GTTCTGGGCATGCCAGCCAAGAAGAACGTCATCCTGTACGGCTGCTGCTCAGACCCGTACCCAGACATCACCTTCACGCTCCACCTGAAGAGACGCGCCTCCTTCTACATCTTCAACCTCCTCATCCCCTGCATGATGATCTCCTTCCTTGCTCCGCTGGGCTTCTACCTTCCGGCGGACTCTGGGGAGAAGGTTTCCCTGGGTGTGACCGTGCTGCTGGCCCTCACTGTGTTCCAGCTGCTGGTGGCCGAGAGCATGCCACCTTCTGAGAGCGTCCCGCTCATCG GAAAGTACTACATAGCCACCATGACGATGGTCACTGCATCCACAGCTCTCACCATCTTCATCATGAACATCCACCACTGTGGTCCCGAGGCCCGCTCTGTCCCCAAATGGGCCGAGCGCTTCATCCTCAACTACCTGGCTAGGATCTGCTTCGTCAACGAGGTCGGAGAGAGCTGCCTTAGAGGGGCTTCGTCCAAGAAGCAACCGCTGTCCAGGGAGGAGTCCGACAACCGGTCCTCCAGCAGAGGCAGAGGAGCGAGCTGGGATGTTAACGGACAAGCCTGGGGAGggaggctggaggaggaggggacGGGGGAATCTGTGAGGATGGAGCAGGACGTGACCCAGGAGACCGTCTGGAAGGAGGATCTGTTCATCACCGTGGACCACTCTGAGGAGGAGGGCGCCGCTGgcaggagagaggagggagaggaggagtcAGCCGCTGGGAGCGAGGGAGGAAGAGGCGCCAACGTCGAGGAGAAGAAAGCTGTTGGAGGAGCCGTTGAGGAGAACCAGAGGGAGATCTTGGTGAGAACCAGATGTGTGTGCCAGCACCAGCGACTGCTCAAGAGCGTGGAGTACATTGCCAACTCGTACCAGGACCAGCGAACGGCCCAGGTCCGCATCGCAGAGTGGAGGAAGGTCGCCAAGGTGATGGATCGTTTCTTCATGTGGCTCTTCTTCATCATGTTCTTCTTCATGAGCTTCATGATCCTGGGAAAGGCCATCTGA
- the LOC118562370 gene encoding RNA-binding motif protein, X-linked 2-like: protein EGFPYELTEGDLICVFSQYGEIVNINLVRDKKTGKSKGFCFLCYEDQRSTILAVDNFNGIKIKGRTIRVDHVKNYRPPKDHEDIDDVTKRLREDGCAPKDPAAAGLSEEEEQDAVPVKKAKKDKKEKKKKKEKKKKKKKSRESSSSPDSSPRHPPAGVRVKRRNRTLPMTSTASRGAPSGGAQNGQRATDRGRGEEEERWRGRDREEDRRRVNERRRDEDDREREGDRRREDRRRETERDDGRRRDAGRREAERR from the exons GAGGGGTTTCCATACGAGCTCACCGAGGGGGACCTGATCTGCGTCTTCTCTCA gtACGGAGAGATCGTCAACATCAACCTGGTGCGAGACAAGAAGACCGGCAAGTCCAAAGGCTTCTGCTTCCTCTGCTACGAGGACCAGAGGAGCACCATCCTGGCTGTGGACAACTTCAACGGCATCAAG ATCAAAGGCCGGACCATCCGCGTGGATCACGTTAAGAACTACCGTCCTCCCAAAGACCACGAGGACATCGACGACGtgaccaaacgtctcagagagGACGGCTGTGCGCCTAAAGATCCTGCTGCTGCCGGCCtctctgaggaagaggagcaggatgCCGTACCTGTGAAGAAGGCCAAGAAAG acaagaaggagaagaagaagaagaaagagaagaagaagaagaagaaaaagagcagaGAGTCCTCTTCCTCGCCGGATTCGTCTCCTCGTCATCCTCCTGCAGGCGTCAGAGTCAAGAGGAGAAACAGGACGCTGCCTATGACAAGTACAGCCAGCAGGGGGGCGCCGTCCGGCGGAGCACAGAACGGACAGAGGGCCACGGACAGAGGAagaggtgaggaagaggagaggtgGAGAGGAAGGGACAGAGAGGAAGACAGGAGGAGAGTCAACGAGAGGCGGAGGGATGAAGACgacagggagagagagggagacagaAGAAGAGAGGACAGACGGAGAGAGACGGAGCGAGACGACGGACGAAGACGAGACGCCGGGAGACGAGAGGCAGAGCGACGATGA
- the siah2l gene encoding LOW QUALITY PROTEIN: E3 ubiquitin-protein ligase Siah2 (The sequence of the model RefSeq protein was modified relative to this genomic sequence to represent the inferred CDS: inserted 1 base in 1 codon) translates to MTEPPAGPLPGXGPQQEAMSRPSSAGGGALGAAKAGGGKHGGSGGAGSAAAAAAAAAAAAAAAAAGVGSVTGSVAPSSAVTLPLAVGLAGQPPELTALFECPVCFDYVLPPILQCQAGHLVCNQCRQKLSCCPTCRGPLSPSIRNLAMEKVASTLPFPCKYSSAGCLLSLHHSEKPEHEEVCEFRPYTCPCPGATCKWAGPLEAVMPHLMHAHKSITTLQGEDIVFLATDINLPGAVDWVMMQSCFSHHFMLVLEKQEKYEGHQQFFAVVLLIGTRKQAENFAYRLELNGNRRRLTWEATPRSIHDGVAAAIMNSDCLVFDTSIAHLFADNGNLGINVTISMC, encoded by the exons ATGACAGAGCCGCCCGCTGGGCCGCTGCCTG CCGGACCTCAGCAGGAAGCCATGAGCCGCCCGTCCTCAGCCGGGGGAGGAGCACTGGGAGCCGCTAAAGCAGGAGGGGGGAAGCACGGAGGCTCCGGAGGCGCCGGTTCTGCCGCCGCCGCTGCAgccgcggctgctgctgctgcggcggcggcggctgccgGTGTGGGCTCCGTCACCGGGTCTGTCGCTCCGTCCTCCGCCGTCACGCTGCCCCTGGCAGTGGGTCTGGCCGGGCAGCCCCCGGAGCTGACGGCCCTGTTCGAGTGCCCGGTGTGCTTCGACTACGTGCTGCCGCCCATCCTGCAGTGCCAGGCGGGTCACCTGGTCTGCAACCAGTGCCGCCAGAAGCTGAGCTGCTGCCCGACCTGCCGCGGCCCGCTCAGCCCCAGCATCCGCAACCTGGCCATGGAGAAGGTGGCCTCCACGCTGCCCTTCCCCTGCAAG TACTCGTCCGCCGGCTGCCTGCTGTCGCTGCACCACAGCGAGAAGCCCGAACACGAGGAGGTGTGCGAGTTCCGGCCCTACACCTGTCCCTGTCCCGGCGCCACCTGCAAGTGGGCCGGCCCGCTGGAGGCCGTCATGCCTCACCTGATGCACGCGCACAAGTCCATCACCACGCTGCAG GGGGAGGACATCGTGTTCCTGGCGACGGACATCAACCTGCCCGGCGCCGTGGACTGGGTCATGATGCAGTCGTGCTTCAGCCACCACTTCATGCTGGTTCTGGAGAAGCAGGAGAAGTACGAGGGCCACCAGCAGTTCTTCGCCGTGGTGCTGCTCATCGGCACCAGGAAGCAGGCGGAGAACTTCGCCTACCGCCTGGAGCTGAACGGGAACCGGCGCCGCCTCACCTGGGAGGCCACGCCCCGCTCCATCCACGACGGCGTGGCCGCCGCCATCATGAACAGCGACTGCCTGGTGTTCGACACGTCCATCGCTCACCTGTTCGCCGACAACGGCAACCTGGGCATCAACGTCACCATCTCCATGTGCTGA